GTTACGGCTACTCCATCACTTAGCTTTGTTATTAGCAATCATGTTAACTGATTCAAGGTTATCAGAGTCCACAAGCAGTCTTTTAAGCCCCAGGTCAATAGCCAATTTGAGACCAGAGAAGATACCCCAAAGCTCagcagaaaaggaagagcccaTCCCCAGATTTTGAGAAAAACCAGCCACCCAATTGTCCCCAGCATCTCTGAGAacccctccagcagcaattctgccgtCCACAAGACACGAGCCATCGGTATTTAATTTCACCAACCCTTCCCCCGGTTTAGACGAGCCTAAAAGATGCTCCACAGATCTTTGGCCAGTGGTGGATAAATAGTCCTCTTTGTAGCTATTGATAATAGTGTTAACTCTCTTGGAGAAAAAACCGGCCAGATTAGGAATCACAACAGCTTTACCATCAAACACCTCAGTATTCCTCCACCTCCATAGATGGTGGCAGACAACGACAAAGAGGATAGCCTCATGCTCCAAATGAGGCAATAACAAGCCATTTATACCATTAACAAACCAATTGTTGTCAGAGTGGGCAAAGAAGTTAGGAAGCAACTCCCTCGGAATCACTTTCTCCCACACAATTTTACTCCTCGCACAATCCCTTAGAACATGACAGATGGTCTTTGCCTGCACTTTGCACCTACAGCAAGTATCAGCCTCAACAAGATGGCGCCTCTTCCTTTCTACATTAGTTAGCAACTTATTCTTGGTGCTAAGCCACAGGAAGATCCTAATGCGATAAGGaacttttaaggcccaaatattTTCCCAGGAAACAGAATGAGGGATATCCAAGTTAGGACTGAAAGCTTCAAAAGCCGATTTGCAGGAATAAGTACCACTGTTAGTCAAGGACCAACAATGGCTATCCTCATCCTCCTCTTTACAACTAACTTTAACTCCACGAATTTTTAGGAGCGTTTCGAGATTAAGGTAAGAATCAAATCTCGACCAAACCCAATCGCCCTCCGAGTTCACTACATCAGCTATTTTCCAATTTCGGATTTCCAGGGGCAAAGGAGAGATACACACTTCCGATAAGGGAGTCTTATCAAGCTAAGCATCATTCCAGAAATTAATAGATCTGCCATTACCCATCGAccaaccaatcccagagcagaattcagcaaaaacagcgttaacccctttccataagaaggaacaattaggagctctctctttcgggcccccgaaaaTTTTATCCTTCCTGTACTTACCGCACAATAACCGAACCCAAAGAGCATCCGGATTCTGCCACatcctccaaagaagcttcattaaaagcactttattattatctttggctTGTCTGATTCCTAACCCACCCTTATTCTTAGGTTGGCAAACCTCTTTCCAGGGAACCAAATGAATCTTTTTCCCTTCTTCCGAATCCCCCTAAAGGAACCGACGAATGATCTTATCAAGGCCATTCAGAACCGGCTCAGGCAACCTGCAAGCTTGCATTAAATGATTCGGGGCAGCACCATTCACAAACTGGATCAAAGTAAGACGACCCGCAAGGGAGAGggtcttagctttccaattagcaCAATTTTTATTCGTCCTATCGAGGATATCCTTAAAGGAGGCTTTTgaaactctatcactatggagagggACCCCCAAGTAGTTACCGAGAGAATTGGTTAGAGGAATACCTGAAATCTGACTCAACTTCCTGCCAACCCTTgggttcatattcttagagcataACATTCtagatttttggatattaatcttCTGGCCCGAGGCAGAACaaaagttggtcaggatgtccATTATCACACCAATTTGATCCTCATTCCCTTCAACAAAGATCACAACATCATCGGCAAAGAATAAATGGGTGATCGGGGGACAGAATCTATTAATAGTAACCGGACGGAGCCTTCCAGTGTTCACAGCATCTTGGATGAGATGAGATAACCTCTCCATAGCGATAACAACTAAGAATGAGCTCATAGGGTCTCCTTGACGGATGCCCCGGGAAGGAGAAAACTCCTCAGACAAATccccattaattaaaacttgGAAGACAGGGGAAGAAATGCAAACCTCAATCAACCTCCTCCAGGACTCCGGGATCCCAACTTTCtccaaactatccagaagaaatcTCCAGTTGAgccgatcataagctttctccagatccagtttaAGGGCCACAATGCCATGCTTCCCCTTTTTGATCTTCATTGAATGGACCAACTCCTGAGCTATAACAATATTGTCCATCATCTGTCTCCCTAGGACAAAGCTtccttgattttggctaattATAACAGGAAGGATACCACGGatcctattagccacaattttggtaattaccttgtaaagaacattacacagactaataggcctcatttgCAGGAAGGATGACGGTTTATCCACTTTAGGAATCAGGACCAGAAGTGTATTATTAACCATCCCAACATCTTTCGATCCATCAAAAACTGCTTTGACGAACTCATAAACACCATCTTTAACAGTATCCCAGTGTCTATGGTAAAAGCCGGCTGGAAGCCCATCAATCCCCGGAGCTTTAGTAGCTCTAATGCTGAACACCGCCTGACTAATCTCTTTTTGATCCATAGGGTGAAAAGCATCAATCATCATATCCTCATCAACCATCGGAAATGTAGACCTTGTACGAGCTTTATCCAACTCCACCGGCTCATCTTTAAATAAATCTTTATAGAAATTGATCGCCAAAAGGCAGATTTCATCCTCCTCATAAACCCAATTCCCAATAGGGTCCTTGATAGCCTCGATCTGATTCCTCTATCTCCTAATAACAGTGGAAAGGTGGAAATACCTTGTATTCCGATCACCATCCTTGATCCAAGCTTTCCtcgatttctgaaaccaaagcaACTCCTCTTGCCTCAGCACCGCTTCCAACTCATTCTGGAGAGACCTAAGGAGACAACTCAGACTATGATCAAATCTATTCTCCAAGATACTCTGAATGCCTTCCATCCTGCTCAGAATTTTTTGTTTCCTTCTAATAATGTGGCCAAAAATGTTTCTATTCCAATccaccacattccttctaaaACCCTCTGCAGCCATAAGCACATTGGACTGGGGTTTCCAATTATTATGAACGAAAATCTTGAACTCGGGATGAGattcccaagccaccagatactTAAAGGGTCTTATCCCTTTAGAACGAGGAGCTTTTATCAGCTTGACTAAAATAGGACAATGGTCAGAATGACGGAAAGGAAGATTCAACACAGAAGCCTCAGGAAACCTACTCTGGGCCACAATgttagcataaactttgtccaagcgaacaaaggtactattacgtttccaagtaaacttgtgACCAGCCGCACCGAGATCCGACAGACCACAAAGATCCATATTCTGTTTATGATTGAGGCAGCGATTAATATAATGATTCCctccccctctttgatcactcataagggcaatatcattaaaatctccaGCAATGAACCAGGCATCCGTCATACCTGTGCTTAAAGAGTACAAAGCCTCCCACAGACGATTACGATTAGCAAGGATAGGATCAGCATATACCACGGTGATAAAtaagggtttattaccaggaTAAGTAACTTTACTGTGAATAAATTGCTTATCCACCAACACGATATCAAACTGAACGAGATCCGccttccagaaaagccaaatcccaccagcccgaCCCGTGGCCTCAAACCTGACACACTTCCAACTTTTAAATAACCTAACtacctcatcagctttagctcCACTAACTTTGGTTTCTAATAACGCAAAACAAgtagggttaaactgtttaattaaatcCTTAACATGGATGTGAGTCGTCTTGCTAGCCGCTCCTCTCATATTCCAAACAAACAGATCCATCTGGAGAGGACAAACGACCCAGGCCCACctacctaagccaggtatttattcggggctcctatGAGCCTAGTGGAGGTTCCTGCCTCCCCCCTTTTCTCCAAGGTATTAAAGGAATTTTGGGAATTCTTTTGACTACCctttagttttttctttttcatcttatTAACCCCCATGGGTTTCCCATTCCTATTCTCAATGTTAAGTTTAGAAGGACTAACCTCTTTATTCTTTTCAGAAATTGGTGATCGGTGAGCCTGAGAATAAACCTGATGATCATCTTTGGAATCAAACAAAGGGATGACCGTCTCCACATTATTGTGAACAGGCTCATCAGGCTCTAAGTCTGACATTACCAGCTCAGTTTGTACATCAATAGAATCAGGGTCATGAGCCTCTTCCACAAGTAGAGCCCCAAATCTTGAGCCAGAGCAACCCTCCAAAGGAGTGCCAGGAACAGCGGCAACCTTCAGGTTAGGCACCTCCTTTACTTCACTAGCCTTCATCTGAGGCAGATTCTAATTGCTATTAATATCAGGAGGAAGATTGTGGGCTACTGGAGCACGCGTCCTCCTTCTCCCAGAACGCTTAGCAACCATCCAAGGACCAAAGTTCTTCCCATCCCCCTGGATCCCCTCTTCCCTAACCAAACCGGCCTCTGCGACAACCTCGCATTCCTTCCTTATCCTAGGGCAACCTTCATAATTGTGCCCAAACATCCCACATTCATAACATATGTTATggataccttcatattcaatgaAGTAGATTGTATTTTGAAGACAAAATTTAGACAAGAGGGGTTTTGCTAGGTCAATATCTATACAgaccctagcaaacttgcctCTTTCAGCTCCAATTGTAGTTTTGTCCACATGATGGACATTCCCCACAAGCCCTGCAATCTTTTTAAGgaagatttcattataatactcAATTGGGAGGCCTGtgaatcttacccaagtcagAATCCTGTTAACTGAGCAATCCCTTGGATTAAAATTAGGCACCCAAGGCCTAATAGCAAGAACATGGTTAGATATAATGTATGGTCCCCCATTAATAACTGTTTCATATTCCTCAGCCtttgtaaatttaattatatagtaATCATTTTCCAAGTCCGTTATACTAATTTTTCCTTTCCTTGCCCACTAAGCACGAATTCTCTGTGCAAAATAGTTAAATCCAATTTTCCTTCCTAGGACAATCACGATTAAAGATAATTTCCATTTGGAATGAAGGGAACGTTTATCTGCAGACGATAAACGGATAACAGGACACAGTGGGTCTTCTTGCACATCATCCTCAACATCTGAGTCTGAAAGAAACTCATCCCATTCCTTGTCCTCCAACCCTCCATCGGTGGAGTTCTCTTCCTCTACAATCCCCATCACAGTATCCTTCCATGATAATTTAAGGTTCCCTGTGTATAAGGATTTGTTACTATCCTTTGCAGGATTAACCATTGCCTTGCCTGAAATGTCAGATGGCACAATCATGCCTTTCCCATCAGATCTGGCATCACCGCCAGCctcctccccccccccccttttgttGGCATCATCGAGATTGCCTCCCTAGCTTTGCCCTCAAAATTGATGGAAAAACCGGTATTACCCAAACCACCCTGCGTCGAAATAGCCGCCTGACCAGGAGCCGGGACAAAAACCGGAATTGCCGTCTGCGTCAACAAATTCGCTGGGTCAGACGCCGGGATCACAGCAAAGGCCGGATCCGCCAATCCCAGCCTCCTCCATATGCCACCCCCATTGCTTTCCTCAAAAGGACGCGGCCCCCCAAAACACGACGTTGCCTCCATGCCAGCCGCCTCACGCCCCCCTTCCTCCTTCTAGCCTCCCAGCCGGGCCGACTCAACCCACGCCACATCTGCGGCCCGCTCCCTTAATATTTGAAAATCGGATTTGAACATTTGCAACTATATTTTGCAATATGGTTCAATAATTTTCTAGAAAATTCAAATCTCATTGTGAGTTTTTCAAGGCTTTATTTTTATGAGTTTGCATTATTTAtttatgggttaaggtgcaaaaatacccctaacgttttgggtcaggaacaattttacccttaacgtctaaaatgatgcaatttttcccctaacgtttgtagccaagagcaattttacccctaacgtttgtagccaagagctattttacctctaacgtttgtaattataaaacacatatatttttgttcattattttgcaccaattgcatatcaattcattctaaaaaaaagatttcatgttttttgtaatttaataatagaattggagattaatatttataaattcgttgaattttttgaatttttttgtctaattcgtacaaaagacaatatattttttttttcatatcctaacatatgtttatgatttgttactgataaaatgacacacaagcgaagtgtagatgataagattcatgaccgaaaagatagtttgatgaattatgtctgaaattgacccaatttatcaacgttaggggtaaaattgctcttggctataaacgttagggataaaattgcaccattttagacgttagggataaaattgctcctgacccaaaacgttaggggtatttttataccttaaccctttatttatatatatataaaatttaatattatcgaatgttttttttaaaacaagtattatgtttaaaaaataaatcctAGACACTTAATTAAACCCTCTAAACGTTTTTTTACCTCCTAACATTTTTTGGTAGTCTTGACAATACCTAATGGTGATctgaaacaacaaaaaaaaaaaaaaaagttccattactattagggtaaattccaaaaaaaaatccctgtgatttgatgttgttccaaaaaaacccttgtggtttggttttacaaaaaaaaaggaccgtggttttgccaatccgacatgCGGGggtgtggatatcacgcctcaccgcgtggtcggacgtgatagacacacgcctcaccgcgtggtcggacgtgatagccccacgcctcaccgcaaggtcgggcagttgtctatcacgtccgaccacgcggtaaGACGTGTgtatatcacgtccgaccacgcggtgaggcgtgatatccacacgcccgcatgtcggattggcaaaaaaaattagctttttaaacccgtaaataggccgttaaacccgtaaataggccgttaaacccgtaaataggccgtgaaacccgtaaataggccgttaagtCCGTAACTATAGAATTATacgtaacaaataaaatttaaaaacataaaaattaaaataaacattaataaacataaacatttataaacgtaaaagagtaaatataatatatacaacaaaaagtgttaaaatgtatgaatTTCTACAACAAAAATTcagctcgcccgacgccacgcatccataaactcgtccatctccctcttaatgcgtcgaacatcctcgtcagatcggtgggtagccggtagttgggtgacacgccacaaccagctaacccactgcaaaaaaaaattaataaataaatattaacaattaaacacatataaactaatactaaataataatattaaataataataaacttacaaattcgctgttagcgcgagcatgctgtaccggtccaacctgtggtgcatgaaggagatggggatgcgaatgtggctatcacgcccgcaccactggtacgggcatgtggctatcacgcccgcaccactggtcgggcgtgatactcatacgcccgaaccgcagaTCGGACGTGATTCTCATACGTCCGACTGCGATTTCGgcgattttttttaaacaaccaACAGATTCAATTCGATCtaaaaatcaacgaaataaagcggtaaatcttaccattttagcttttcctttacggtttctgtcaccatccatgattcggttcactaatttgtccggatttgagcaaaaatcgtatagggttcttgagaggttttgagttttttcaaatttagtgcaaagggtagttcggtctaTTCCAGAGGCTAGAAGTATAAATTAGTGGCTGAGTTTAGTAACCCacttataaaattacaactaaatcatatttcCAAACTTAATTCCAAATATATCACTATTTCctatatatcataaataaagtatattttatatcataatttaAGAATCTTTTatcccaattcataaattctaaaccctaaaaaataaattctaaaCCCGTAGTTTATAAaccttaatccttaaaatataataGAAACAATGATTTACTTAGTTTCATATAATTGAAATTCTtacttgatataattgtaaataatttttcaaaagtAAATTTCCTTTTATAGTTCCTAACGAATTATATTACTTTTCTCCCTTGAACAAatgaattatattattttggaaaCTACATTCTTCCTGTTTGAATTATTTCAGTGATATTATTCTTGTTTGCGCATTTGTGcacatttataaaaatatataatacaaatataaatatttttagatAATACAATGCAGATTTAATTGCATTTAtgataatttatataaataagaaaagggaaaattataaaattggatcaaatgggagacctatttatatttttaacccaTTTATTCAATATACTACATATCTGACtatgtttgtgtgacttttccaaaatacacTCACCCTTTCGTCTTTCCCCTTCCCCTTTCTCTTCCTTACGCGAACGGTTGCTCTcccagacttttgatcttcctccCTTCCTTTAAATTCCGCGAAATCTGCACCACTTCTCCACATCACCATGAATTTCTTTTCTTCcgctcttcatctcttgattcttcatcttcctaacctagaaaacgaagtcatggttcttcatttTCCTGTTTCTGCTCgttcctttttctttcttcttgtgatcatcgaagaaatggttattctacgttttTCCtaatttatcatattgttattgtcgattttaagggtgaaagacgcgaaaaatgtaagtatctactgcTTTCTCTGCGTTTTTCTAGAAAATCACTTCGCGTGATCTGGTTTCGCGAAGATCTGTAatgagaaagagtctgaaacgtgacgatctacttcgcgaatcgatgatTTTTCACTAGCAGACTTCGTGAAAttatcgattcacgaagtaaatcgtcacgtttcagacttCGTGAAATCATCaattcgcgaagtaaaatcatccttttccctgcacatttatattcgcatgcttcgcGAATCCTCATTTCACGAagcctcatttcgcgaagccaaatcgtccttttttctgcttaacacaattaaatttttctgaaggtggttgaatacataacatccatTTCTGAAAGGCGGCGTAATGGGGTAccatgagagacatccatcccaaaaggcctGGACTTTCATTTCAAGATTGGTcatattcactttaaaatgatttgttaggaattattgtggcaatcttgttgtgtaCCATGTGATACGTCCTCCCAAAAGAcatggacttccatttctcatcccaaaaggtctgaaCTTCCAATACGAGGAGAAATTTTCGTCTAGATTAATCGCGTTCGCTTTAAAATGATTTGTtaagagtttattgtggcaatcttgttgtaaattttgataatgttatgattttaatgttgttattatggcaatcttgttgtaaattttgataatgttatgtttttaatattgttattatgacaatcttgttgtaaattttgataatgttatgattttaatgttggaaTCTCTTATACCTTTTttgttgttatataccacttcgtaAAAACTCGTTCGGACTTCGCATAAGGTGAAATCTGCGAAGTTAGAGAGTGAGACAGACGCAAcgtaaaattacaaacatattaagggtattttggaaaagtcacatAAACATAATCTAAATATGTAAtaagttgagtaaatgggttaaaaatATAATTGGGTCTCCTATTtaacccaattttgtaattttgagaCAGACACAGGCCGCTTCCGCCCGAGTCTAACACAAGGAAAAGCTAAAAAGTAGCGGCTTGGTAGCGGGTGTAAAGAAAACGTATAAATTTCCAAAAGTAGAGCTATTCTGTCAGCTTCAACCTTGCATACGCCGAATTCTCGTATTTTCCATCCCACCtacatataataaattaaataccaCATTTCACTTGTGTCATTCAGCAAAAACACAATTCTGAAACCAAACCAACCTGCACTTTTCCTCTTCTGGAATCTGAAGCTCCAAATCCTCCATGAATGGCTCAAATACCACATCCACCTTTCCATCATCCAATTTGCCACAACTCGGCGGCTCCCACTGTTCAGTTACACAGTCACATCATTAGCAAACTTCGGCCTAACATACAAAGAACCTTAAAATGGAGAAGATTGTCTCGTACTTGAGGGAAACAAAAACGGAGTATTTAGAAAAATGTAGAGACTGCCTAGTGTATTTCGATTTTATTTTAACTCAGGATAAAGTGGTTCTATACCCTAATTTCAATTGCGTGGGAGAGAGGAAGTACCTTAGGAGCATTATCCTTGTCAATGGTTAGAGCCCGGATACCCTTTAAAACAGAAATAAGGATAACTTCATGTTTGGACTTTAAATGCAAGAAAGCATTTTTCTTTATCTTTAAATCAGACGTCTCTAGGAAATACCTCATACACATCCGCTGATATTGTGCTCCGCAGAATGTTTATTGTTAGTCTGAATTCTTTCTTAAGACATTCTGCCAGTTTCTGTTTTCTTCCTTCACGAATCTGCAGTAAAAATGGGTCAAAGCCAACTTATGCGCATTTGAGAATACCCAATTATTACCAACTCTTTTTAAGCAAATATGCACttattttcttaagaaaagggaAGATATGAGAAGTCATACTAGATTCTCAATTATAAACTGAACCACAAAATAACCAACACTACTATTTTCAGTTTCCTTAACTACTCCTAGAAAAAGATAGCAATTTGAAGCGAAGAGTCTACTCATTTTCCCTTGCTGAATAAAATTCACAGCACTATATGTATTAATCTGAAATTTTTGTTCTAACTGCTGCAGGCTTTTAAGAGCAGAAGAATGCTTTATTGAACAGCTTAGATTAGGAGCACTGCTTACCGCCAAGTTGGAGTAGCATACAAAGTCATCTTACATACATGCCATCAAGTACATAAATTATATAAACATTACCGATCTGAGTGTGATACTCAATGCAGTAGGGGATGATCTTTTTAACCCTTTCAGCACTGGTCCAATCCATCCATTTCCTTCCTTGCTTCCCTCAGCTTCCTGTACACCAAAATGCATATGAAAGTTAATATTTTTCAGGGTGAAGCATGTCACATTATTTTCTTGGAAAAGAAAGAGAGTAATGAACTTACGAATGATTCAATGACATCTAGGACAGTAGGCTTGCAAAAACACTTGTCTATTATTGataacctaaaattaaaattagcaCTCTATCAGATCCTCATAATATGGCATTACTTGAAGTACGGTTATGAATTCCCATATAAATAGCACCATATGCTCTTATTTtcatgtttattacttgtttaaaACACTTCCTTCATCAGGCTGAACATCCACAGAGAACTCTTCAATTGCAGATTTGACTGCTTGCTCATTACCAGAGTTCAAGCCAATCAGACGCTTCTCTAGCTCTGGAATTTTCTGATTTACAGAAAACAACAAAGTAAGCATCCTCATCACACATCTTCAGAAAAGTGTACAAAATCATCACACATCACTCAACATGGATACCAATGATTTCAATGAGTCAGAGAAACAAAATAAGcatattaaaaatttaagtttGTAATTGTTTTCATTATAAAATTGGGATGTTCATCCTGTCAATATCTGTGGCGTCAACACTTATGATGAATGCGAAAACACattacaaaaacaagaaaaaggaaGACAATGGTGATGATGATGAAGTTGATAATACACAGGAAGACTGAAAATAGAGTTCAAAGATCCACAATGTATATTGTAAAAACCAGAACTCACTCAAAACCAGTTAGAATGGGAATAGCAACAAACTGACTTTCTTTggttttgataaaattaaatgGTATAACTCCCCTAAAATCtggtttctaatttttttttaatgaaatagaAATGTGAGTTGTGAATTAAAATATTGTCATCATCAATATTGTACAGAGATATTTTCTTTTTACTATTCTCATTATTTAAAAGGTTGAATATTTGCTCTTTACAAGACTCGAAGCCTTAACCTCCCATAAAGGAAGAGATTCCAACCAACCATAATAATACACTAGTGTCCTGGAGTATAAACGGCATCGCAGTTGCAGCAAAGGGCCTTAGTTCTCTGCTCATCCATCGTCACTTGACTTTTTTTAAAGGAGGTTGGTTGCCGGACTGCAACAGCCTCATTCGATCCCAATTTATTATTTCTGATTGGCAGACCAAAACCTAAATTGCAGCTATTTTTTAATGTCACGTTCCCATGAATTTGTTAAACTTTAAAACATTATTGAAGGGCCACTGAACGTTACACCACACAGTTGCAAGCATCTTCCTCGGTGCCATAAATCCATCCCATCTAGCAGTTAGAACTCAAGATCCCTTAGCATTCCAAATCTTAATATTTGGATTCTGCCCTCAAATTAAATTGTTCTTAGTGAACATAAAAAAGAAGGcaattctctcttcttctttttttttttttgaaaagaattCTCTCTTCTATTTAATGGTCCCTTTTAGTATATTGAATcagaaatatatttaaaaaggaaaaaggataatttttTGAGACAAAATCCATTAGACTGTGGTACAGTTTTCTAAAACATACCACTACTAGGCATCCAAAACCAGCCATCAAAGTGCACATTTAACAAGTAAAAGTTCTAGACACTTGAGCATTAcaagaaaatgaaaatgtagTACTTGAAAGTCAACCGAAAGTCAGGCCGCCAAGATTAAGAGATATCATATGATATATAAACTCACCTCAGAAGGTACAAAGTGAGTTGCAAGTCCGGCAGCAACCAATTCCTTACCATTCAGTCTTGCTCCAGTTAAAGCTAAGAACTCACCTGCATGTAATAACGCATCAtacaaatgcaaagtaa
The DNA window shown above is from Euphorbia lathyris chromosome 1, ddEupLath1.1, whole genome shotgun sequence and carries:
- the LOC136205241 gene encoding 3-hydroxyisobutyryl-CoA hydrolase-like protein 5: MAQEFVNPEDQVVLGEEISSHVRLITLNRPRQLNVISSEVVSLLADFLEKWEKDENVQLILIKGAGRAFSAGGDLKMFYDGRTSKDYCLEVVYRMYWLCYHIHTYKKTQVAIANGISMGGGASLMVPMKFSVVTEKTVFSTPEASIGFHTDCGFSFMLSHLPGHLGEFLALTGARLNGKELVAAGLATHFVPSEKIPELEKRLIGLNSGNEQAVKSAIEEFSVDVQPDEGSVLNKLSIIDKCFCKPTVLDVIESFEAEGSKEGNGWIGPVLKGLKRSSPTALSITLRSIREGRKQKLAECLKKEFRLTINILRSTISADVYEGIRALTIDKDNAPKWEPPSCGKLDDGKVDVVFEPFMEDLELQIPEEEKCRWDGKYENSAYARLKLTE